In Myripristis murdjan chromosome 9, fMyrMur1.1, whole genome shotgun sequence, the following proteins share a genomic window:
- the LOC115365471 gene encoding membrane-associated phosphatidylinositol transfer protein 2-like isoform X2, which produces MLIKEYRIPMPMSVEEYRIAQLYMIQKKSREESCGEGSGVEILENKPYTDGPGGTGQYTHKVYHIGMHIPSWFRSILPKAALRVEEESWNAYPYTRTRYTCPFVEKFSIDIETYYKPDTGNQADVFNMSAAEKRQRTIDPIDIVTDPIPPHEYKAEEDPRLYKSVKTQRGPLRDDWIEEYNNNPGKTPIMCAYKLCKVEFRYWGMQSKIERFIHDVGLRKVMVRAHRQAWCWQDEWYGLTIEDIRQLELETQLALARKMAQFSQAEEATEASVGAPSPDKDQEVQEAISSIEAEEVVVSTGGETLQARGVLTKQWSTSSRSSRSSKRGVSPSSHSISEWRMQSIARDSDDSSDEEFFDAHEDFSDNEEVFPKEIAKWNSNDLMDKIEAADTEGTPGELYKEMTVDYERAASEERLDEDSSSQQCLQPSKIHVLILVLHGGNILDTGGGDQNSKQADVNTISSAFDTVMRVHYPAALGRIAIRLVPCPAICAEAFSLVSNLSPYSYDEGCLSSSQDHIPLAALPLLATCAPQYQEAVATVIIRANQVYTDFIKSLDGAAFSGQVCLIGDCVGGILGFDALCSSNQTVNESQNSSRRGSLVSVQDQDLLSPGIIINSGHGLASPTLEGSRHLSRSNIDIPRSSAPDDTKKQLPRKRSDSSTYELDTIKQHQAFLSSLHSSVLRNDPTSRRSSSSTMLDGGSLGKFDFEVSDFFLFGSPLGLVLALRKTVIPVLDVAQLRPACQQVYNLFHPADPSASRLEPLLERKFHLLPPFNVPRYQRFPLGDGNSALLADVVQSHGGVFMDSSYPSSPVTGPHCRGVRRASEVSIASQVSGMADSYTATNIANTQSCQINQSKKLSLLSQLALSSQNKFFPRSPPNSCRKAETGQIPGSPETNLVTELESDADASEGLSPTDQFQRCLSAGLDFAISDLVSLDSQAEVEQVAARWWGTKRMDFALYCPDALTAFPTVALPHLFHASYWESTDVVSFLLRQVMRHENSSILELDGKEVSEFTPSKPREKWLRKRTHVKIRNVTANHRVNDAVFTEDCQQVVTGRFMYGPLDMVTLTGEKVDLHIMTQPPSGEWVYFDTEVTNSSGRVSFVIPESKRLGIGVYPVKMVVRGDHTFADSYLTVLPRGTEFVVFSIDGSFAASVSIMGSDPKVRAGAVDVVRHWQDLGYLIIYVTGRPDMQKQRVVAWLSQHNFPHGIVSFCDGLVHDPLRHKANFLKSLTEAHMKIFAGYGSTKDISVYTSIGLSPSQIYIVGRPSKKMQHQCQFITEGYAAHLSQLEYNHRSRPAKTSSARMVLRKGSFGLGANSDFLRKRNHLLRTISSQPAPSSPTGSGHSKPERTQSQSDSERLERERLERAHSQGHGPGPAQRSMSITASCWGRSSSTKLEPGLFSPK; this is translated from the exons ATACACCTGTCCCTTTGTCGAGAAGTTCTCCATTGATATTGAGACGTACTACAAGCCTGACACAGGCAACCAGGCAGATGTGTTCAACATGTCTGCagcagagaagagacagaggactATTG ACCCTATCGACATTGTGACAGATCCTATCCCCCCCCATGAGTACAAAGCGGAAGAGGACCCGCGGCTCTACAAGTCAGTCAAGACGCAGAGGGGTCCTTTGCGGGACGACTGGATCGAAGAGTACAACAATAACCCAGGGAAGACCCCCATCATGTGTGCCTACAAACTGTGTAAGGTGGAGTTCCGCTACTGGGGGATGCAGTCTAAGATCGAGCGCTTCATCCACGATGTCG GACTGAGGAAGGTGATGGTGCGTGCCCACCGGCAGGCCTGGTGCTGGCAGGACGAATGGTACGGTCTGACCATCGAGGACATCAggcagctggagctggagacCCAGCTGGCCTTGGCAAGGAAGATGGCCCAGTTCAGCCAGGCAGAGGAGGCTACCGAGGCCAGCGTGGGCGCCCCATCACCAGACAAAGACCAGGAGGTCCAGGAGGCGATCAGCTCCATCGAAGCTGAGGAGGTGGTTGTCAGCACAGGAGGAGAGACTCTCCAGGCACGAGGTGTGCTCACCAAGCAGTGGTCCACCTCCTCCCGATCCTCCCGCTCTTCtaagagaggag tgagcCCGTCGAGTCACAGCATCTCTGAGTGGAGGATGCAGAGCATAGCTCGAGACTCGGACGACAGCTCGGACGAGGAGTTTTTCGACGCTCATG AGGACTTCTCAGACAACGAAGAAGTCTTCCCGAAGGAGATCGCCAAGTGGAACTCCAATGATCTCATGGACAAGATTGAAGCTGCAGACACAGAGGGAACTCCTG gtgagctGTACAAGGAAATGACAGTGGACTATGAAAGAGCAGCCAGTGAGGAAAGACTGGACGAG GACAGCTCCTCCCAGCAGTGTCTGCAGCCTTCCAAGATCCACGTGCTGATCTTGGTCCTGCATGGAGGGAACATCCTGGACACAGGCGGAGGAGACCAGAACAGCAAGCAGGCTGACGTCAACACAATCAGTTCTGCATTTGACACAGTCATGCGTGTTCACTACCCTGCTGCGCTGGGACGCATTGCTATCCGCTTGGTGCCCTGCCCTGCCATCTGCGCCGAGGCCTTCTCCCTGGTGTCCAA CCTGAGCCCGTACAGTTACGATGAGGGCTGTTTGTCCAGTAGCCAGGACCACATCCCTCtggcagctctgcctctgctggCCACCTGCGCCCCGCAGTACCAGGAGGCCGTTGCTACTGTCATCATCCGAGCCAACCAGGTGTACACAGACTTCATAAAGTCTCTGGACGGGGCAGCCTTCTCGGGCCAG GTGTGCCTCATCGGAGACTGTGTGGGAGGAATACTGGGGTTTGATGCATTGTGCAGCAGCAACCAGACAGTAAATGAAAGCCAGAACAGCAGCCGCAGGGGCAGTCTTGTGAGTGTGCAG GACCAGGATCTTCTCTCTCCAGGGATCATCATCAACAGCGGGCACGGATTGGCCTCTCCGACCTTGGAGGGCAGCCGCCACCTTAGCCGCAGCAACATCGACATCCCTCGCTCCAGTGCACCTGACGACACTAAGAAGCAGCTACCACGCAAGAGAAGCGACTCCTCGACCTATGAACTAGACACCATAAAACAACACCAGGCCTtcctgtccag CTTACACTCCAGTGTCTTGCGGAACGATCCGACCTCGCGgcggtccagcagcagcaccatgctggacGGAGGCTCCCTAGGGAAGTTTGACTTTGAAGTGTCCGACTTCTTCCTGTTCGGCTCTCCCCTGGGTTTGGTACTCGCCCTGAGGAAGACTGTCATTCCTGTGTTGGACG TGGCCCAGCTGCGACCAGCCTGCCAGCAGGTCTACAACCTGTTCCACCCCGCCGACCCCTCAGCTTCTCGTCTGGAGCCGCTCCTGGAGAGAAAGTTTCACCTCCTGCCGCCTTTCAACGTACCACGCTACCAACGCTTTCCCCTGGGAGACGGCAACTCAGCTCTATTGG CGGATGTTGTTCAGTCTCATGGTGGTGTCTTCATGGACAGTTCGTACCCCTCCTCCCCTGTAACGGGCCCCCACTGCCGGGGCGTACGGAGGGCCAGTGAGGTCAGCATTGCCAGCCAGGTCTCAGGAATGGCAGACAGTTACACTGCCACCAACATAGCCAACA CGCAATCATGCCAAATTAACCAATCCAAAAAGCTCAGCCTTTTGTCCCAACTGGCCTTGTCGTCACAAAACAAATTCTTCCCGAGAAGTCCTCCTAATTCCTGTAGGAAAGCAGAGACTGGCCAGATCCCTGGATCTCCAGAGACAAATCTAGTGACAGAGCTGGAGTCTGACGCAGATGCTAGTGAAGGTCTAAGTCCCACTGACCAGTTTCAGAGGTGCCTGTCAGCTGGCCTGGACTTTGCTATATCTGACCTGGTCTCATTGGACTCCCAGGCTGAAGTGGAGCAAG TTGCAGCACGTTGGTGGGGAACCAAGCGGATGGACTTTGCCCTGTACTGCCCTGATGCTCTGACTGCTTTCCCCACCGTGGCTTTACCACACCTCTTCCATGCATCTTACTGGGAGTCCACTGACGTTGTGTCCTTTCTCTTGAGACAG GTCATGAGGCATGAAAACTCCAGCATCCTTGAACTAGATGGAAAAGAGGTGTCAGAATTCACCCCTTCCAAACCTCGAGAGAAGTGGCTCCGGAAGAGGACCCACGTGAAGATCAGG AATGTGACAGCCAACCACCGTGTGAATGACGCCGTGTTCACCGAAGACTGCCAGCAGGTTGTGACCGGTCGCTTCATGTACGGCCCTCTGGacatggtcactctgactgggGAGAAG GTCGACCTCCACATCATGACCCAGCCTCCATCAGGAGAATGGGTGTACTTTGACACCGAGGTGACCAACAGTAGTGGCCGAGTGTCTTTTGTTATCCCGGAGAGCAAGCGCCTGGGCATCGGTGTCTATCCTGTTAAAATGGTTGTCAG GGGAGACCACACATTTGCAGACAGCTATTTAACAGTTCTGCCCcgtggaactgagtttgtggtGTTCAGCATAGACGGCTCATTTGCTGCCAGTGTGTCCATCATGGGCAGTGACCCTAAAGTGCGGGCGGGAGCCGTGGATGTAGTCAG GCACTGGCAGGATTTGGGCTATCTGATCATTTATGTGACGGGACGTCCAGACATGCAGAAGCAGCGCGTGGTGGCCTGGTTGTCTCAGCACAACTTCCCTCATGGTATCGTGTCCTTCTGCGACGGCCTGGTCCACGACCCGCTCCGACACAAGGCCAACTTCCTCAAGTCCCTGACTGAG GCTCACATGAAGATTTTTGCTGGCTACGGCTCAACCAAAGACATCTCAGTCTACACCTCCATCGGCCTCTCGCCCTCCCAAATATACATCGTTGGTCGACCCTCCAAGAAGATGCAGCATCAGTGCCAG TTTATCACAGAGGGCTATGCAGCCCACCTGTCCCAGCTGGAGTACAACCACCGCTCCCGGCCCGCCAAGACCAGCAGTGCCCGCATGGTGCTACGTAAAGGCAGCTTTGGCTTGGGCGCCAACAGCGACTTCTTGAGGAAGCGAAACCACCTGTTGCGCACCATCTCCTCCCAGCCGGCCCCCAGCTCCCCAACAGGCAGCGGCCACAGCAAACCGGAGCGCACGCAGAGCCAGTCAGACAGTGAGCGGCTGGAGCGGGAGCGGCTGGAGCGCGCTCACAGCCAGGGTCACGGCCCGGGACCGGCCCAGCGCAGCATGAGCATCACGGCCAGCTGCTGGggccgcagcagcagcacgaAGCTAGAACCAGGCCTTTTCAGCCCCAAATGA
- the LOC115365471 gene encoding membrane-associated phosphatidylinositol transfer protein 2-like isoform X6, translating into MLIKEYRIPMPMSVEEYRIAQLYMIQKKSREESCGEGSGVEILENKPYTDGPGGTGQYTHKVYHIGMHIPSWFRSILPKAALRVEEESWNAYPYTRTRYTCPFVEKFSIDIETYYKPDTGNQADVFNMSAAEKRQRTIDPIDIVTDPIPPHEYKAEEDPRLYKSVKTQRGPLRDDWIEEYNNNPGKTPIMCAYKLCKVEFRYWGMQSKIERFIHDVGLRKVMVRAHRQAWCWQDEWYGLTIEDIRQLELETQLALARKMAQFSQAEEATEASVGAPSPDKDQEVQEAISSIEAEEVVVSTGGETLQARGVLTKQWSTSSRSSRSSKRGVSPSSHSISEWRMQSIARDSDDSSDEEFFDAHEDFSDNEEVFPKEIAKWNSNDLMDKIEAADTEGTPGELYKEMTVDYERAASEERLDEDSSSQQCLQPSKIHVLILVLHGGNILDTGGGDQNSKQADVNTISSAFDTVMRVHYPAALGRIAIRLVPCPAICAEAFSLVSNLSPYSYDEGCLSSSQDHIPLAALPLLATCAPQYQEAVATVIIRANQVYTDFIKSLDGAAFSGQVCLIGDCVGGILGFDALCSSNQTVNESQNSSRRGSLVSVQDQDLLSPGIIINSGHGLASPTLEGSRHLSRSNIDIPRSSAPDDTKKQLPRKRSDSSTYELDTIKQHQAFLSSLHSSVLRNDPTSRRSSSSTMLDGGSLGKFDFEVSDFFLFGSPLGLVLALRKTVIPVLDVAQLRPACQQVYNLFHPADPSASRLEPLLERKFHLLPPFNVPRYQRFPLGDGNSALLADVVQSHGGVFMDSSYPSSPVTGPHCRGVRRASEVSIASQVSGMADSYTATNIANIAARWWGTKRMDFALYCPDALTAFPTVALPHLFHASYWESTDVVSFLLRQVMRHENSSILELDGKEVSEFTPSKPREKWLRKRTHVKIRNVTANHRVNDAVFTEDCQQVVTGRFMYGPLDMVTLTGEKVDLHIMTQPPSGEWVYFDTEVTNSSGRVSFVIPESKRLGIGVYPVKMVVRGDHTFADSYLTVLPRGTEFVVFSIDGSFAASVSIMGSDPKVRAGAVDVVRHWQDLGYLIIYVTGRPDMQKQRVVAWLSQHNFPHGIVSFCDGLVHDPLRHKANFLKSLTEAHMKIFAGYGSTKDISVYTSIGLSPSQIYIVGRPSKKMQHQCQFITEGYAAHLSQLEYNHRSRPAKTSSARMVLRKGSFGLGANSDFLRKRNHLLRTISSQPAPSSPTGSGHSKPERTQSQSDSERLERERLERAHSQGHGPGPAQRSMSITASCWGRSSSTKLEPGLFSPK; encoded by the exons ATACACCTGTCCCTTTGTCGAGAAGTTCTCCATTGATATTGAGACGTACTACAAGCCTGACACAGGCAACCAGGCAGATGTGTTCAACATGTCTGCagcagagaagagacagaggactATTG ACCCTATCGACATTGTGACAGATCCTATCCCCCCCCATGAGTACAAAGCGGAAGAGGACCCGCGGCTCTACAAGTCAGTCAAGACGCAGAGGGGTCCTTTGCGGGACGACTGGATCGAAGAGTACAACAATAACCCAGGGAAGACCCCCATCATGTGTGCCTACAAACTGTGTAAGGTGGAGTTCCGCTACTGGGGGATGCAGTCTAAGATCGAGCGCTTCATCCACGATGTCG GACTGAGGAAGGTGATGGTGCGTGCCCACCGGCAGGCCTGGTGCTGGCAGGACGAATGGTACGGTCTGACCATCGAGGACATCAggcagctggagctggagacCCAGCTGGCCTTGGCAAGGAAGATGGCCCAGTTCAGCCAGGCAGAGGAGGCTACCGAGGCCAGCGTGGGCGCCCCATCACCAGACAAAGACCAGGAGGTCCAGGAGGCGATCAGCTCCATCGAAGCTGAGGAGGTGGTTGTCAGCACAGGAGGAGAGACTCTCCAGGCACGAGGTGTGCTCACCAAGCAGTGGTCCACCTCCTCCCGATCCTCCCGCTCTTCtaagagaggag tgagcCCGTCGAGTCACAGCATCTCTGAGTGGAGGATGCAGAGCATAGCTCGAGACTCGGACGACAGCTCGGACGAGGAGTTTTTCGACGCTCATG AGGACTTCTCAGACAACGAAGAAGTCTTCCCGAAGGAGATCGCCAAGTGGAACTCCAATGATCTCATGGACAAGATTGAAGCTGCAGACACAGAGGGAACTCCTG gtgagctGTACAAGGAAATGACAGTGGACTATGAAAGAGCAGCCAGTGAGGAAAGACTGGACGAG GACAGCTCCTCCCAGCAGTGTCTGCAGCCTTCCAAGATCCACGTGCTGATCTTGGTCCTGCATGGAGGGAACATCCTGGACACAGGCGGAGGAGACCAGAACAGCAAGCAGGCTGACGTCAACACAATCAGTTCTGCATTTGACACAGTCATGCGTGTTCACTACCCTGCTGCGCTGGGACGCATTGCTATCCGCTTGGTGCCCTGCCCTGCCATCTGCGCCGAGGCCTTCTCCCTGGTGTCCAA CCTGAGCCCGTACAGTTACGATGAGGGCTGTTTGTCCAGTAGCCAGGACCACATCCCTCtggcagctctgcctctgctggCCACCTGCGCCCCGCAGTACCAGGAGGCCGTTGCTACTGTCATCATCCGAGCCAACCAGGTGTACACAGACTTCATAAAGTCTCTGGACGGGGCAGCCTTCTCGGGCCAG GTGTGCCTCATCGGAGACTGTGTGGGAGGAATACTGGGGTTTGATGCATTGTGCAGCAGCAACCAGACAGTAAATGAAAGCCAGAACAGCAGCCGCAGGGGCAGTCTTGTGAGTGTGCAG GACCAGGATCTTCTCTCTCCAGGGATCATCATCAACAGCGGGCACGGATTGGCCTCTCCGACCTTGGAGGGCAGCCGCCACCTTAGCCGCAGCAACATCGACATCCCTCGCTCCAGTGCACCTGACGACACTAAGAAGCAGCTACCACGCAAGAGAAGCGACTCCTCGACCTATGAACTAGACACCATAAAACAACACCAGGCCTtcctgtccag CTTACACTCCAGTGTCTTGCGGAACGATCCGACCTCGCGgcggtccagcagcagcaccatgctggacGGAGGCTCCCTAGGGAAGTTTGACTTTGAAGTGTCCGACTTCTTCCTGTTCGGCTCTCCCCTGGGTTTGGTACTCGCCCTGAGGAAGACTGTCATTCCTGTGTTGGACG TGGCCCAGCTGCGACCAGCCTGCCAGCAGGTCTACAACCTGTTCCACCCCGCCGACCCCTCAGCTTCTCGTCTGGAGCCGCTCCTGGAGAGAAAGTTTCACCTCCTGCCGCCTTTCAACGTACCACGCTACCAACGCTTTCCCCTGGGAGACGGCAACTCAGCTCTATTGG CGGATGTTGTTCAGTCTCATGGTGGTGTCTTCATGGACAGTTCGTACCCCTCCTCCCCTGTAACGGGCCCCCACTGCCGGGGCGTACGGAGGGCCAGTGAGGTCAGCATTGCCAGCCAGGTCTCAGGAATGGCAGACAGTTACACTGCCACCAACATAGCCAACA TTGCAGCACGTTGGTGGGGAACCAAGCGGATGGACTTTGCCCTGTACTGCCCTGATGCTCTGACTGCTTTCCCCACCGTGGCTTTACCACACCTCTTCCATGCATCTTACTGGGAGTCCACTGACGTTGTGTCCTTTCTCTTGAGACAG GTCATGAGGCATGAAAACTCCAGCATCCTTGAACTAGATGGAAAAGAGGTGTCAGAATTCACCCCTTCCAAACCTCGAGAGAAGTGGCTCCGGAAGAGGACCCACGTGAAGATCAGG AATGTGACAGCCAACCACCGTGTGAATGACGCCGTGTTCACCGAAGACTGCCAGCAGGTTGTGACCGGTCGCTTCATGTACGGCCCTCTGGacatggtcactctgactgggGAGAAG GTCGACCTCCACATCATGACCCAGCCTCCATCAGGAGAATGGGTGTACTTTGACACCGAGGTGACCAACAGTAGTGGCCGAGTGTCTTTTGTTATCCCGGAGAGCAAGCGCCTGGGCATCGGTGTCTATCCTGTTAAAATGGTTGTCAG GGGAGACCACACATTTGCAGACAGCTATTTAACAGTTCTGCCCcgtggaactgagtttgtggtGTTCAGCATAGACGGCTCATTTGCTGCCAGTGTGTCCATCATGGGCAGTGACCCTAAAGTGCGGGCGGGAGCCGTGGATGTAGTCAG GCACTGGCAGGATTTGGGCTATCTGATCATTTATGTGACGGGACGTCCAGACATGCAGAAGCAGCGCGTGGTGGCCTGGTTGTCTCAGCACAACTTCCCTCATGGTATCGTGTCCTTCTGCGACGGCCTGGTCCACGACCCGCTCCGACACAAGGCCAACTTCCTCAAGTCCCTGACTGAG GCTCACATGAAGATTTTTGCTGGCTACGGCTCAACCAAAGACATCTCAGTCTACACCTCCATCGGCCTCTCGCCCTCCCAAATATACATCGTTGGTCGACCCTCCAAGAAGATGCAGCATCAGTGCCAG TTTATCACAGAGGGCTATGCAGCCCACCTGTCCCAGCTGGAGTACAACCACCGCTCCCGGCCCGCCAAGACCAGCAGTGCCCGCATGGTGCTACGTAAAGGCAGCTTTGGCTTGGGCGCCAACAGCGACTTCTTGAGGAAGCGAAACCACCTGTTGCGCACCATCTCCTCCCAGCCGGCCCCCAGCTCCCCAACAGGCAGCGGCCACAGCAAACCGGAGCGCACGCAGAGCCAGTCAGACAGTGAGCGGCTGGAGCGGGAGCGGCTGGAGCGCGCTCACAGCCAGGGTCACGGCCCGGGACCGGCCCAGCGCAGCATGAGCATCACGGCCAGCTGCTGGggccgcagcagcagcacgaAGCTAGAACCAGGCCTTTTCAGCCCCAAATGA